The following is a genomic window from Solanum lycopersicum chromosome 6, SLM_r2.1.
CTATATATAggatagtattgattggtacgaggtaataacttagtgaaatatcgaatacaatgcttaatatgaggtaaaggtaagggttagtatagcaacataggtagccggaccaaggtgcggagtgaaactTTTTAGATTCTGaacaaaggatttagaaatacacaacttatcactttgcaagcaagatactaggaaagaattgttatagttagaattatcaagttataaagTTTGTGGccattattgtgtggcaatacaaatttgccattggttgtgtacctatggtacaaaaaaagtaaagcaagaaacatgtattgctcgtaatgattttgaatatgacaataataatgtaatttccTCCTTGAATGATATGTTCACCATAGGGatggtgtcatgcaatatgtgatggtacacaaaattaatagcaagctctaacgagttgtgttATTATTAGAGGAATAATAatggggttgtagtaagtctcaaaagaaactttttaagtattggatgaattgaaaagaaatattaggaGCATacattatgaaaatatttgttaCTTTCAGATTACTACAACAGAAGcgggttataaatatttatgtaaaaggtTACCCATTGTTTCCTCTTGTTTCTTGTACACAAACATGGACATGCTGATGAATTCACATGCAAAAAAAAGCTATAAGTTACTTAAATAAAGATCAGTTGACATGATTGATTGACCATTCTGATTTAAATGTGATATAAATGTAATTGAGAATTCATGTagattatatgatgaagaaataaaagtttcttcaagaattctcttgtttGATTGTTCTCttcataaaatgatcattgtaccagctaaggttaAAATTGTAATTCCCTGAAATTTTTGGAACTTATGAAAAGATGAATATGGGATTATTCACCTgccatgtggatcatttgcaactatatgatagatGGATTTATGTTATGATCACATGTgctttgttgtcaacttacaaattggtgtttgtaaggttgtttgctcgaattgataaattaagagcacaattctaaactatgaaattatattgattatgctggttgatttagcagaaattgtgtgtctccaattatagctaaatcatggttatgagaatAAAACTTCcaaatttggtatgagataattttatttaacatgtagcaacacatgaatgcatcaaaccaacaaagtctccccattaaaattggtttaGGGTCaggaacaaaataatttttatctaaaatattgaatgtgcggttatgattttaattgctacaccacgcacaaagatgaattTTTGTATAAGGTTGGGataaatgttagattttctaacattagggggagagatgattgacagctgaaaattatcTGTGAGGTTAATtgtgaattatctagatcctcgttaaataaatatgtgaacgtAAAGTTCAAGGAATAATTCATTTACATAATATTGCAAATCAATTGTCATATGAATGCACTGAcactatgatataattcagctacaaatgctccaatgtgaagtccttgaaggacgaAATATATTATACGCTGGAAGCGTATAGACTAATCGGtcccaaatataaaattccttgaagaaggagaagagcaaatgatcaatatggtcatgataatgaggcaagtgctataagAGAGTACcacgacataacacttcataaaaccttggAAAAGGTTCAAGTacctgaaaatgatgaaaaatgaagagatctcaataagttatgtcatgttggaatcgatatcaaatgaTCGTCGATGGTATATTTGATATGAGGTGTTGCtgcaatgatataaattgtgatgacGATCTTGAATTCAAACCTGTCAAAGATTATGGAAAGATAAATTATTGCCGAAGTAAAAATGCATAATTctagtatattttatttcacttaaAAAAGTGATGTTTTAGACTaatagtccataaatcaagatataatgtcagtggggtacaaatagattattatgcgatagtataaccgtaTATCAAGTACGGCTTGTGCCTTTGGGCATAAAGGTTTGTGCAAAAATCCTGACATCATGGAGATGTTTTCTCTTATGGTGGATACAGTGACGTATtttttgatctggcaacatatgaaaaactttaatgcatataatgaataattgtcCTGTCTAGCTAcacaatgaaggttatatgaaaattcttGAAGCAGTCGAGGTGCTGAAGCAtataaactttttcaataaagcttcaagaatccttatatggattgaactaatcaaggaaaaaaatgatatataagtactgaccctaattgtccttgcatttttatgaaaatgtctTGATAAGACAAAAATTTCTCTTAACCTACAGactgataatttgacaaatgaaatatttttctatcaGTGTACATACACAGCaaagttttaatataatttttatatagatAAATCCTATGCATTGAGTATCCAAATGATTATGAGATTgattgacataaatgatgatttaatttgatctcaaaataaagatgaagagcttcttggtgatgaaactccatatCTTAGTGCAATCAGGGCATTAGTGCATCTTGCTAACAATACTCGACCAGacatttgttttgcagtaaatttactaaCAAGATTAAATTCCTCCCCAACAAAAGGATATTGAAATTGTGTTGAGTACATACTTGAATATCCTCGAAGCACCATGTTTATGGATTTATTCTATTCCGAGGAATTCAAGGCAGAATTGATTAATTATGCAAATGctgaatatttatctgatccacaTAAAGCTTGATCTCAAGCATACTATTTGTCTGCATGTGAATACACAATAATATCTTCGctatcaatgaagcaaatgtaGGTGATCACTTTTTCAATCCATGCAGAATAAAAGTCTTCCATGTAGCAAGTCGAGAGTGCGTTTGGTTGAGATCAATGATACACCATATTCAGgaatatgtaatttttctttgaaaaaagatttaccaaccacaatgtacgaagataatCAACTGAAAATGATAGTGTCCACAAGATGATTATTATTGTGAACAAGTTTAATGTGAAATTTACTTGCAACAACGAGGTCATGACGAATAGAATAATATTCAATAATGTATTCGGCTAAGCTCAAAGTCTCATCACATTCTCAAGCTGAGTTCAACGATGCAACATCTTCGTGAATGTGATTTAATCACAAAGACACTTTCAATATAAATAGTTGAGAAGATGGTGCACAATATTGGAGAAATCATCGCAagattttaagtgattttttaatTAGGAGGAGTATAATACGCATTGCACTCTTTTTGCCTTGACCGAGATTTTGTCCCACTTGGTTTTTCTGGCAAGATTTGTAATGAGACAACAAATAATgagtatcaaaagatatgtttACTCTCTTTCGTATACTAGAATTTTTTCCTACTGGGTTTTTTCTAGTAaagttttaacgaggcacatattCTATGAACATCCAAgtgggagtgttataaatccattgtatTCTATGGATTGTCCATTAAGTTTATCCAAGAATCAATTCAATTCATGTATGGGTGCTTCCAAGGTGATAAGATCATTAAGGGATAAACATGTATCTACTTGTTGGATGACTTTTGGGAGTGATATCTTaatactataaatagagatatcactcACCATCTGAAggatacacttgaataagaataaAGTCTTCTCCTACATCTACTTTTCTTGTCTTcctctctttatgattatattattatgagtttgattttataacattaatttaattttaataaaataaaccaaacattctaaaaaataattcatgcaTTATAATTTCTAGGTTacatatttcataattaattccTACATTACGTTTATCTATATAAACTCTATTCAGCAACAAAACAACCCCAATGTCAAATAGTGGGTAATTAATTTGGTATTGAAAAACATTAGTACTTCAAGCACAATTTTAGTTGTTCATAAACGGATAagtataaacaaattaaaactatttttttagttttatatctaaattattgGAAGTGTGAGATTCATACCTAAATTATTAGGAGTGTGAGTTTTatacctaaactatcacttttttAGTTTGAGTAAAAACCTCAGTGGTGTGTGTAATAGACCTCTCTTTCATTTGAAAGAATCTTGACGCATGAAATTCTACATGGATAAAATATATGATCTTgacaataattaaattataaactactagtattaattaaaaattagaggttaaaatattactattcccttaaaaaaaatatttttcttatcccACTCCATCCCCCCACCTCTTCGCGGAAAATCCATtgtccttttaatttttttaataaaatatttttaaaaaattatacttcaCTCTTCCCAAACACATACACCACCCacttatcccccccccccttccccaccccccccaaaaaaaagaaaaaagaaaaaagaaaaatgatattaatttttaatttttttaacctcACCTAATCTAATCATCCGCTCCTAATTTTTTCTGtacatttttcttcatttgtgttagatcttgcatatatttttgggatttttttctatttgtgtaccgaatataatgtaaataaaaattaattttaaaaaaaagtcttaCGGCAAGttaaaaatacttttctaaaaagtatgtatatatttaacataaaacgagaaaaagaagaagaaggggaGGGTTAGATGAATGGGGTAgatttactttatttaaaaaaaacaatatctAAATTAGTATTTAGGGGAGTGATGAAGTAAAAAACAATGAAATactctttttaaaagaaatttaaatcaagaataacaaaaaaaatagggtGGAATGGGGGGTGGGGGTGAGAGGAAGTGATGGAGTAggataagaaaaatatgttatattttagtttattagaaaaattattttttgggttaaTAATTCTCTAATCTTTTAATTAActaaactaataatttttttaatttttgtcaagGTGAAATGTTTTGTTTATGTGAAGTGtgatatgataaatttttaaaaataaacgagAGTGTAGTACACACACCATGAATAGAATGTAATAAAAGAGATATGTGTTTCTCAATCTGAtaagtaataaatttaaatatgaaatttacactctcaaaatatttaaatgtcaaaatatttaaatgtgtttttgaCTCATATGATAAATCAATGGAAAACTGAAGATGGTCAATCAAGACCTTAAGAGATGAAGATGGccttttttcatcaaattaattCATGTACTGTAGGTTAAGTTACAAAATAACTTTACTAGTAATATAGGTATTCAATAAAATAGTGTATTTACAAGAAAATGTGATAAGTTACATAGAATTTGTGGGAATTTTAATTTACCATAAACAATTTACATGTAAGAAGTGATGTGCTAGCACTTTTTCTTATGCATAGATGGAGTTAGAAGCGTCCATAGTGTAGCTAGCTACCAAAATCGATCCTTGTTAACGCTCAAGTATCCAGACATGACTTTCCCTCCAGTATTCCTCATACCGTCTATGAGGAAACACCATGTCGATCCCAATGCTCCAACGAAGAAATCGGCTTCACTTGccaacaaaaaattaacaagAGGATAATTCGTGCTCGTCTCCCTCCCAAGACTGGCTTCATAAGTTGCCATTGTCATGTTACCTGTTTGGCGTGTCACATTTGTGTAGTAAAACGTCCAATGAGGGTACAGTCTTGATTGATCTATAACTTCCTGTCATGTTGAGCATGTGTGATTATGGCTGAAAAACGACCCGCCCAAGTATTAGAAAACTGAGACGacgatatatatattatacctGCATTTCTGTTGAAAGCCAGATGCTCTTAAGATTAGGAAAGTGCTTTCTTATACGCTCAGCAAGATGCATGTATTCTTTGAACCCTACAACTATCATCTCACATGCCTTGTCGCCCATTCGAACATGCATGCTCAGCATTGGCCTAGGACTCCAAGGTTTATGACTTGACCACACAAAACTTTCAATGTCATGTTTGGCTGCCGCTTTCTCTACTCCCTGAGAAATTAGATCTTCTTTTTAATCATAAAGAATCACATCACATAAAGCATCGGTTTTCTACTCCTCCATGTGAACAAACAGGACTAATATAGGCAAATAGAAGAAGACATGATCTATATTAAATTGATTGACAAACGAGGATAACCATAAACTCTATCACAATTCACAATTGGTAATAGCTCTGATGAAGATATATGTTCTAGTCAAGAAGAGATGATGAACATATCGAGTTTGGTACCTCGGGAAAATCTGTAAATTGACTTTCGAGAACCATTTGTGCTGCTTCCCAGCCAAATGCTGCATGTCGTGCATGGTTTAGCAAGTTACATGTGTACTCAGTCTGAAACCGCATTAGGTAGCGCACTGCCTGGAGATGGAAGAGATAGAAATCATGAAATGCATATGCTGAATGCACTAGAAATAGCAACAGGCATCTACCTTACCTGAGCACGCCACCACCTCCTATCCATTTTGCGATGATAAGCAATTAAACTTCCATTAATATCTGTTGTTGGCTGCAAATAACTCCAAGGTTTTCCCCATGACCTGAAATTAAGATGCTGTGGATTCTATGGgtgtctttttattttcatgatggAGTCTGTAATAGCTTCTTTACCTTGGAGTGCGTCCAGACCATATCTCTTTAGACGTATAGTTTTCTTTT
Proteins encoded in this region:
- the LOC101256001 gene encoding uncharacterized protein isoform X2, encoding MEQRSLERVVSQRALQIGSSFPCQICVLAFLSGVCLTSLFLVGLPISTFTSSTTLISHCNVKQDKLERWFGDKRPLSLLYSSWSNQSSNEGKSKAPHLENCKLSAQTNERLDTRLVNHTFPPWKGHFSSTPQGAYPPWIKGSDEENYPLTRKVQRDIWLHQHPLNCSDGNVKFLIADWERIPGFGIGAQIAGMSGLLAIAIIQKRILVTSYYNRADHNGCKETSPECRDRAFQIMKQKEAWEKGIITIKENYTSKEIWSGRTPRSWGKPWSYLQPTTDINGSLIAYHRKMDRRWWRAQAVRYLMRFQTEYTCNLLNHARHAAFGWEAAQMVLESQFTDFPEGVEKAAAKHDIESFVWSSHKPWSPRPMLSMHVRMGDKACEMIVVGFKEYMHLAERIRKHFPNLKSIWLSTEMQEVIDQSRLYPHWTFYYTNVTRQTGNMTMATYEASLGRETSTNYPLVNFLLASEADFFVGALGSTWCFLIDGMRNTGGKVMSGYLSVNKDRFW